Proteins from a single region of Chryseobacterium sp. W4I1:
- a CDS encoding ribonuclease Z yields the protein MSTYLTILGFNSAIPTINSSPTAQLLEIEERHFLIDCGEGTQVQLRKAKARFSKINHIFISHLHGDHCFGLPGLIASFRLLGRDNPLHVYGPKGIKKMLETIFKITETHRGFDVIYHELDKDYSEKIYEDSRVEVYTIPLDHRIYCNGYLFKEKPKDRHLNMQEIAKYSEIETCDYHNIKAGKDVVLSDGYVLKNEILTLDPAPPVSYAFCSDTRYLESVIPIIKNVTVLYHESTFLHDLKEMADYTGHSTALEAAQIAQKAQVGKLILGHFSNRYGDLTVFTDEARNVFPNSFLPKALESVKF from the coding sequence TTGAGTACTTATTTAACGATATTAGGCTTTAATTCAGCTATTCCGACGATCAATTCTTCGCCTACAGCCCAATTGCTGGAAATAGAAGAAAGACATTTTCTTATTGATTGTGGAGAAGGAACCCAGGTACAGCTGAGAAAGGCAAAAGCGAGATTTTCAAAGATCAATCATATCTTTATTTCACATTTACACGGTGACCATTGTTTCGGTCTACCGGGACTTATCGCTTCATTCCGTCTTCTTGGAAGGGACAATCCTCTCCATGTTTACGGCCCGAAAGGCATCAAGAAAATGCTCGAAACCATTTTCAAGATCACAGAAACTCACCGTGGATTTGATGTTATCTACCACGAGCTGGATAAAGATTATTCCGAAAAGATTTACGAAGACAGCAGGGTAGAGGTATACACTATTCCTCTTGATCACAGAATATACTGTAACGGTTATCTTTTTAAAGAAAAACCAAAAGACAGGCATCTCAATATGCAGGAAATTGCCAAATACAGCGAAATAGAAACCTGCGATTATCATAATATAAAAGCAGGAAAAGATGTGGTGCTGAGTGATGGCTACGTTCTAAAAAATGAAATACTGACCCTTGATCCTGCGCCTCCGGTTTCCTACGCTTTCTGCAGTGATACCCGCTACCTCGAAAGTGTAATCCCGATCATTAAAAACGTGACTGTACTCTATCATGAGTCCACTTTTCTGCACGACCTTAAAGAAATGGCTGATTATACCGGGCATTCCACAGCACTGGAAGCAGCACAAATAGCCCAGAAAGCCCAGGTCGGAAAACTGATTTTAGGACATTTTTCAAACAGATATGGAGATCTTACCGTATTTACGGATGAAGCCAGGAATGTTTTTCCCAACAGCTTCCTTCCCAAAGCGCTGGAAAGCGTAAAATTTTAA
- a CDS encoding choice-of-anchor L domain-containing protein — MLNRRIGSLFLALFFVLTGSFVFAQNIDRSAIPAKKASPTSMKAGAFIDVNTPNYPESNFSITQLVKDVLISGGACSTSNVSNVNVSPNLSVNDANRSWGFFNKGTTAFPFAKGIVLTTGYARKAGNNLQGTLSDVLPSMGDVDLATALNVNNASLRDATYIEFDFVPTSTEITFRYLFASKEYDTSHQFACTISDGFALLLKKSTDPTYTNLAVLPGGAGPVSVTNIHPLIPGGSGCGPANEAYFAGANNPMVETNFDGRTIPLTAKATVTPGQTYHFKMVLADYSDPNFDSAVFLEAGSFDIGVKILDPAGVQLPASVNMCDNTPQTFTASVQAPNVTYQWFLNNNPIPGQTGPSYTATQPGVYSVQVFIQGNSCPGTASITVVGGTSPTVQNATLTACYAPGNATFNLPSAQASISTTVGATFAYYVNQADAIAGNGNTIPSPATYSSPGGQTVYVLVKNGFCSKVAQLQLVKAPQMTVTIAPPAALTCVSSQTTLNASASVYPTGSVFNWTTAGGNIVSGGNTLNPVINAPGTYTLTISNTYQPGSVICTAVGNVTVTGDSAPPVTGLTASKIQICNGESVTLTASGGVTYNWTGLPGTGNTQTVTPTANTTYTVTAVGANGCVSQNPATITIEVSQPITVQNAVLHKCYAPGLTYDLTTAQSQITTAGGAVTFTYYINQADAQAGNANFITIPTSYAPPGNQTIYVLVKNGGCHYVVSLQLLRTAETTLTIAAPQEITCTTPQTTLNASASVVPAGSTIAWTAAGGGNIVSGANTLNPVVNAGGTYTLTVSNVSQPGNLTCTYTASVTVTQNTSLPTATLTSSQPRICVGESVTLTASGGVTYNWPGLTGNGSTQVVSPTSDTVYTVFAVGANGCVSATPATVTVLVGPPIAGVTASKVKICAGESVTLTATGGFTYNWVGLTGNGNTQVVSPTATTIYSVYALGGNGCSSVTPATVEIKVVPAIVSTLEDVYVCAGDTGVLDAGAGTDYTYIWNTGATTQTISTNVPGTYNVTISNGVCSKVFSASLMNPDLPQFTNIAYDNHVLTLSASNPTGGVLEYSIDGGITWQASNLFYSVLDNTNYHVMVRVKDAKCGTSIDYFTFVISNAITPNSDGINDTIDFSGIRGYNNFAASVFDRYGAELFKATKTDAIWKGSLKGMNLPTGTYWYKVQWENPASKKLEQRSGWILLKNRN; from the coding sequence ATGTTAAATAGGAGGATTGGAAGTTTATTTTTGGCTTTATTTTTTGTACTCACAGGCAGTTTTGTTTTTGCTCAAAATATAGACAGATCTGCAATACCTGCAAAAAAAGCGAGTCCAACTTCTATGAAGGCAGGCGCTTTTATAGATGTAAATACACCCAACTATCCGGAGTCTAATTTCAGCATTACCCAGCTGGTAAAAGATGTATTGATATCCGGTGGAGCGTGTTCCACTTCCAATGTAAGCAACGTCAATGTTTCTCCCAATTTATCAGTGAATGATGCCAACCGAAGCTGGGGTTTTTTCAATAAAGGAACCACCGCTTTCCCGTTTGCCAAAGGTATTGTTCTTACAACCGGATATGCCCGGAAAGCCGGAAACAATCTTCAGGGTACACTGAGTGATGTCCTTCCGTCAATGGGAGATGTTGATCTGGCTACTGCTTTAAATGTCAACAATGCGTCATTAAGAGATGCTACTTATATTGAATTTGATTTTGTTCCCACTTCTACTGAAATAACATTCAGATACTTATTTGCCTCCAAAGAATATGATACTTCCCATCAGTTTGCTTGTACTATTTCAGATGGATTTGCTTTATTGCTGAAAAAATCAACAGATCCTACTTATACTAATCTCGCAGTACTGCCGGGAGGAGCAGGTCCCGTGAGTGTGACCAATATTCACCCACTGATTCCGGGAGGTTCAGGATGTGGTCCTGCTAATGAAGCCTATTTTGCAGGGGCTAATAATCCAATGGTTGAAACAAATTTTGACGGACGTACGATTCCGTTAACAGCAAAAGCGACGGTGACTCCTGGACAGACTTATCATTTCAAAATGGTTTTGGCAGATTATTCAGATCCTAATTTTGATTCTGCCGTTTTTCTTGAAGCAGGGTCATTTGATATTGGGGTGAAAATCCTGGATCCGGCTGGAGTACAGCTTCCAGCTTCTGTCAATATGTGTGATAATACACCGCAGACATTTACCGCTTCCGTGCAGGCTCCCAATGTTACGTATCAATGGTTTTTAAATAATAACCCTATTCCCGGACAAACTGGGCCAAGCTATACGGCTACGCAGCCTGGAGTATACAGTGTTCAGGTATTTATTCAGGGAAACAGCTGTCCGGGAACAGCCAGTATTACCGTAGTAGGAGGAACTTCCCCTACCGTACAGAATGCCACCCTTACCGCGTGTTATGCACCAGGGAATGCCACCTTTAATTTACCTTCAGCACAAGCATCTATAAGTACAACTGTTGGTGCAACTTTTGCCTATTATGTGAATCAGGCAGATGCCATTGCTGGAAATGGAAATACAATTCCAAGCCCTGCTACCTACTCAAGCCCGGGAGGACAAACCGTTTATGTTTTGGTGAAAAACGGGTTCTGTTCGAAAGTAGCTCAGCTTCAGCTGGTAAAAGCGCCTCAAATGACTGTGACTATTGCGCCACCGGCAGCATTAACATGTGTAAGCTCACAGACCACATTAAATGCTTCAGCTTCTGTATATCCTACAGGATCTGTATTCAACTGGACTACTGCTGGTGGAAATATTGTTTCAGGAGGAAATACATTAAATCCTGTAATCAATGCACCGGGAACCTATACTTTAACGATATCCAATACCTATCAGCCTGGAAGTGTTATCTGTACCGCAGTGGGGAACGTAACAGTTACCGGAGACAGTGCACCTCCCGTTACAGGACTTACAGCCAGTAAAATACAGATATGTAATGGTGAATCAGTTACTTTAACAGCATCCGGAGGAGTTACTTACAACTGGACCGGCCTTCCGGGAACCGGAAATACACAGACAGTAACACCTACTGCAAATACTACTTATACAGTGACTGCTGTAGGAGCCAATGGATGTGTATCTCAGAATCCTGCAACTATCACTATTGAAGTTTCGCAGCCAATAACAGTACAGAATGCTGTACTGCACAAATGCTATGCACCGGGGCTTACCTATGATCTTACCACTGCCCAAAGTCAGATTACTACAGCAGGTGGAGCGGTTACCTTTACCTATTATATCAATCAGGCTGACGCTCAGGCAGGTAATGCCAACTTTATTACAATACCCACATCGTATGCTCCACCGGGAAATCAAACCATTTATGTTTTGGTGAAAAACGGCGGATGTCATTATGTGGTTTCTTTACAGCTATTAAGAACTGCCGAAACAACGCTTACCATAGCAGCACCGCAGGAAATTACCTGTACAACTCCTCAGACTACATTAAATGCCTCGGCATCTGTAGTCCCTGCCGGATCTACAATTGCGTGGACTGCAGCAGGAGGTGGCAATATTGTTTCAGGAGCAAATACACTTAATCCTGTAGTCAATGCAGGAGGAACGTATACCCTTACTGTTTCCAATGTATCACAACCAGGAAATCTAACCTGTACCTATACAGCAAGTGTTACTGTCACTCAAAACACGTCACTGCCAACGGCAACATTAACTTCATCTCAACCCAGAATATGCGTAGGTGAGTCTGTAACGCTGACAGCTTCAGGCGGGGTAACTTATAACTGGCCAGGCCTTACCGGAAACGGAAGTACTCAGGTAGTTTCTCCTACTTCTGATACCGTTTATACTGTGTTTGCGGTAGGAGCTAACGGATGTGTTTCAGCAACTCCAGCGACAGTAACTGTTTTAGTTGGACCACCAATTGCAGGGGTAACAGCTTCTAAAGTAAAAATATGTGCCGGAGAATCTGTCACACTTACAGCTACAGGAGGATTTACCTATAACTGGGTAGGCCTTACCGGAAATGGGAACACTCAGGTAGTTTCGCCTACAGCGACGACCATATATTCTGTATATGCTCTTGGAGGAAATGGATGTAGCTCGGTCACTCCTGCTACGGTAGAAATAAAGGTTGTTCCTGCTATTGTTTCTACATTGGAAGATGTTTACGTATGTGCTGGAGATACTGGTGTTTTAGATGCAGGTGCAGGCACTGATTACACTTATATCTGGAATACGGGTGCTACTACACAGACCATTTCTACCAATGTTCCCGGAACCTATAATGTTACCATAAGCAATGGTGTATGTTCTAAGGTCTTCTCTGCAAGCTTAATGAATCCGGATCTTCCACAGTTTACCAATATTGCCTATGACAACCATGTTCTTACCCTTAGTGCAAGCAATCCTACAGGAGGCGTTTTGGAATATTCTATAGATGGAGGGATTACGTGGCAGGCATCCAATCTATTCTACAGTGTTTTAGATAATACAAATTATCATGTGATGGTCAGGGTGAAAGATGCAAAATGTGGAACATCAATAGATTACTTCACATTTGTGATCAGTAATGCTATTACACCTAATTCGGATGGAATAAATGACACCATAGACTTCTCAGGAATCAGAGGTTACAACAATTTTGCAGCTTCAGTTTTTGACCGATATGGAGCGGAATTGTTCAAAGCGACCAAAACTGATGCTATATGGAAAGGTTCTTTAAAAGGGATGAATCTTCCTACAGGCACCTATTGGTATAAAGTACAGTGGGAAAACCCGGCCAGTAAAAAGCTGGAGCAGCGGTCGGGCTGGATATTGTTAAAAAATAGAAACTAA
- the rdgB gene encoding RdgB/HAM1 family non-canonical purine NTP pyrophosphatase, with protein MNIDMELLVATHNVHKKEEIQQILGNEFTVKSLTDYNIHEEIVEDGDSFNANALIKAKYCFEKTGIPSLGDDSGLVVEALDGRPGIFSARYAGDHDFAKNIEKVLGELKEEENRKAYFITVLCYYDQNGPRYFEGRAHGNILTENKGHKGFGYDPIFVPQGYDRTFAEMNPEDKNKISHRKQALDLFLDFLKVKD; from the coding sequence ATGAATATAGATATGGAATTATTGGTTGCCACACACAACGTTCACAAAAAAGAAGAGATCCAGCAGATTCTGGGAAATGAGTTTACGGTAAAAAGCCTTACAGATTATAATATCCATGAAGAAATCGTGGAAGATGGCGATTCTTTTAATGCCAATGCCCTGATCAAAGCAAAATACTGTTTTGAAAAAACAGGAATTCCAAGTTTAGGAGACGATAGCGGCCTTGTCGTTGAAGCTTTGGATGGCAGACCCGGAATTTTTTCCGCACGCTATGCAGGAGATCATGATTTTGCTAAAAACATAGAAAAAGTTTTAGGTGAACTGAAAGAAGAAGAAAACAGGAAAGCCTATTTTATTACCGTTTTATGCTATTATGACCAAAATGGACCGAGATATTTTGAAGGAAGAGCTCACGGAAACATTTTGACTGAAAATAAAGGACATAAAGGTTTCGGCTATGATCCTATCTTCGTTCCTCAAGGATATGACAGAACCTTTGCAGAAATGAATCCTGAAGATAAAAACAAGATCAGCCACCGTAAACAGGCTTTAGATCTTTTCTTAGATTTTCTGAAAGTCAAAGATTAA
- a CDS encoding TIGR02757 family protein, with amino-acid sequence MLNFEELKSFLNEKADQYNSPDFIQDDPIQIPHRFTLKQDIEIAGFLAATISWGNRKSIIRSADKMLDIMGNSPYDFVLNHSEKDLEILQNKSIHRTFNGEDFAYFIRQFSKIYKENESLENLFMIKDQETNFQHAIERFRNSFLETEKHRSHKHISSPYKNSSSKRIIMFLRWMVRKDKHGVDFGIWGNIDQKHLSIPLDVHTGNISRKLGLVSRTQNDWKTVEELDLAIRKFDEDDPAKYDFALFGLGVTKELL; translated from the coding sequence ATGCTTAATTTTGAAGAATTAAAAAGCTTTTTGAACGAAAAAGCAGATCAGTACAACAGTCCGGATTTTATTCAGGATGATCCTATCCAGATCCCACACCGTTTTACCTTAAAGCAGGATATAGAGATTGCAGGATTTCTGGCGGCAACAATCTCATGGGGAAACCGGAAATCTATCATCAGATCAGCGGACAAAATGCTTGATATCATGGGAAACTCTCCTTATGATTTTGTATTGAACCATTCTGAAAAAGATCTGGAAATCCTTCAGAATAAAAGTATACACCGAACTTTTAACGGTGAGGATTTTGCTTATTTTATCAGGCAGTTCAGTAAGATCTATAAAGAAAATGAAAGTCTTGAAAATTTATTTATGATAAAAGATCAGGAAACCAATTTTCAGCATGCCATTGAAAGATTCAGAAACAGCTTTCTGGAAACCGAAAAACACAGAAGCCATAAGCATATAAGCTCACCATACAAGAACTCTTCTTCCAAACGGATTATTATGTTCCTGCGCTGGATGGTACGGAAAGATAAACATGGCGTAGATTTTGGTATTTGGGGAAATATAGATCAGAAACACCTATCTATTCCATTGGATGTACATACAGGAAATATATCGAGAAAACTTGGTTTGGTTTCAAGGACACAGAATGACTGGAAGACAGTGGAAGAGCTTGATCTGGCAATTAGAAAATTTGATGAAGATGATCCGGCTAAATATGATTTTGCCTTATTTGGTCTCGGAGTCACCAAAGAACTCTTATAA
- a CDS encoding choice-of-anchor L domain-containing protein has product MFNYRLNNYFLVTVFLLASMSVFSQKTGRKLQPEKFTAQSKKAGAFIDVNVPTYAPSSFTIEQIVKNVLISGGSVCAAPNVSNVTISPNQLATDTERAWGYFHKGTTNFPFTDGVVLVSGKARRAGNGLEGTLGDVVPGAGINDPDLVAAVNPPVTLKDVVALEFDFVPNSNQVKFNYLFASEEYTSGYPCGDFADSFALLLKKVGDPTYENLAVLPNGDGPVSVTNIIPLGVGCDGETHNEQYFAGLNTLNVETNFIGRTIPLTAVATVIPGQTYHFKMVLADASDNGYDSAVFLQGGSFDIGMTIVDGNGNPLGDTLNMCDNTPQTLKAMVTTVPGMTYKWYKNGVVIPNATSAVYIATSPGVYEVKTFVGGTECQKASITIIGGTSPAAQNATLKLCATPTNSTFNLEDSKPQISTTPGAVFRFYANQADAQAQNNNFITGLTNYNGTDGQVIYVLVSNGAFCSKIVTLTLKREETPIAQLSAPRMRICEGESLVITASGGVTYQWGDTSSTGGVRTVSPTQTTTYTVYAIGAQGCKSLQPATITIDVIPAIVSSLKGGQICEGDSILLDAGSGPGYTYEWSTGETTQAISVDTPGEYIVIISNGVCIKEFRTQVIRAVVPEIIKVEYNDNGTMVLTASNPSNGTLEYSVDNGFTWQASNVFSNVPKNTVISIRVKVKNTSCVGFLEYFTFVMKNVITPNGDNVNDIIDFSGVSSYKDFKGLVFDRYGREVFKAGKTRPYWDGYFQGKRLPTASYWYQVTYQDPASKQPAVKTGWILLKNLE; this is encoded by the coding sequence ATGTTCAATTATAGACTGAATAATTACTTTTTAGTTACCGTGTTTCTATTGGCTTCCATGTCCGTATTTTCTCAAAAAACGGGCAGAAAGCTGCAGCCTGAAAAATTTACTGCCCAGAGTAAAAAGGCAGGAGCATTTATAGACGTTAATGTACCTACTTATGCCCCTTCAAGTTTTACCATAGAGCAGATTGTGAAAAATGTGCTGATCTCAGGAGGATCGGTCTGTGCGGCCCCCAATGTGAGCAATGTAACGATTTCCCCGAATCAGCTGGCAACAGATACAGAAAGAGCATGGGGATACTTCCATAAGGGAACGACCAATTTTCCTTTTACCGATGGAGTGGTTCTTGTTTCCGGTAAAGCAAGAAGAGCAGGAAACGGATTGGAAGGCACCTTAGGCGATGTTGTTCCCGGAGCGGGAATAAATGATCCTGATCTCGTGGCAGCTGTTAATCCGCCAGTGACCCTTAAAGATGTGGTGGCTTTAGAGTTTGATTTTGTTCCGAACAGCAATCAGGTGAAATTTAATTATTTATTTGCTTCAGAAGAATATACCAGCGGATATCCTTGTGGTGATTTTGCTGATAGTTTTGCGCTCCTGCTTAAAAAAGTAGGCGATCCTACCTATGAAAATTTAGCAGTCCTGCCCAACGGAGACGGACCTGTAAGTGTTACCAATATTATTCCGCTTGGAGTAGGATGTGACGGGGAAACTCATAATGAACAGTACTTCGCGGGATTGAATACATTGAATGTAGAAACTAATTTCATAGGAAGAACCATACCGCTGACAGCGGTTGCTACCGTAATTCCAGGCCAGACTTATCATTTTAAAATGGTTTTGGCGGATGCTTCAGATAACGGTTATGATTCTGCTGTATTTCTGCAGGGAGGATCTTTTGATATCGGGATGACGATCGTGGATGGCAACGGGAATCCTCTTGGGGATACATTAAATATGTGTGATAATACACCACAGACTTTAAAAGCAATGGTGACCACAGTTCCGGGAATGACCTACAAATGGTATAAAAACGGAGTGGTAATTCCTAATGCAACCAGTGCAGTATATATTGCTACTTCACCAGGCGTATATGAGGTAAAGACCTTTGTGGGCGGTACAGAATGCCAGAAAGCAAGTATTACCATTATTGGAGGAACTTCACCGGCGGCACAAAACGCAACATTGAAGCTTTGTGCCACCCCAACCAACAGTACTTTTAATCTTGAAGATTCAAAACCCCAGATAAGCACAACTCCGGGAGCGGTTTTTCGTTTCTATGCCAATCAGGCTGATGCGCAGGCTCAAAATAATAATTTTATTACTGGTCTGACAAATTACAATGGTACAGACGGACAAGTTATCTATGTTTTGGTCTCAAATGGAGCGTTCTGTAGTAAAATTGTGACTCTGACGTTGAAAAGAGAAGAAACACCAATAGCTCAACTAAGTGCACCGAGAATGAGGATCTGCGAAGGAGAATCTCTTGTAATAACAGCATCCGGTGGGGTAACTTATCAGTGGGGAGATACTTCTTCTACAGGAGGGGTGAGAACCGTAAGTCCAACTCAGACTACTACTTATACAGTATATGCAATTGGTGCGCAGGGATGTAAATCTCTCCAGCCTGCTACTATTACCATTGATGTTATTCCAGCCATTGTTTCTTCATTGAAAGGCGGACAGATCTGTGAAGGAGATTCAATTCTTCTGGATGCCGGATCAGGACCGGGATATACTTATGAATGGAGTACAGGAGAAACTACCCAGGCTATTAGCGTAGACACACCGGGAGAATATATAGTAATCATCAGTAATGGAGTTTGTATCAAAGAATTCAGAACCCAGGTCATCCGTGCAGTAGTTCCCGAGATTATAAAAGTAGAGTATAACGATAACGGAACCATGGTTCTTACAGCCAGCAATCCAAGTAATGGAACTTTAGAGTATTCAGTAGACAACGGATTTACATGGCAGGCTTCCAATGTATTTTCTAATGTTCCAAAAAATACAGTAATATCCATCCGTGTAAAAGTGAAAAATACCAGCTGTGTAGGATTCCTGGAATATTTTACATTTGTGATGAAGAATGTGATCACACCTAACGGAGACAACGTTAATGATATTATTGATTTCAGCGGGGTAAGCAGCTATAAAGACTTTAAAGGACTTGTTTTTGACCGCTATGGAAGAGAAGTTTTCAAAGCTGGAAAAACCAGGCCTTACTGGGATGGGTATTTCCAGGGGAAACGCCTTCCTACAGCATCTTATTGGTATCAGGTAACCTATCAGGATCCGGCAAGTAAACAGCCGGCAGTAAAAACCGGATGGATCCTTCTTAAAAACTTAGAATAA
- a CDS encoding DUF1003 domain-containing protein, with protein sequence MKKENEKTEVLEKIANGITWWVGSIPSLIVHTLFFITSFLLPMLHIVEFDKMLLILTTVVSLEAIYLAIFIQMSVNKSHEKIEDIQEDIEDIQEDIEEISEDIEEISEDIEEINEDIEDIQEDIEEINEDEDDEDHNERAKNVILKSNVSSNKNEIKALKDIISQLQNEIDLLKKDE encoded by the coding sequence ATGAAAAAAGAAAATGAAAAAACAGAGGTTTTAGAAAAAATAGCGAACGGTATTACGTGGTGGGTAGGTTCTATTCCGTCACTTATTGTTCATACCTTATTTTTTATTACTTCATTTCTTCTGCCGATGCTCCATATAGTTGAGTTTGATAAAATGCTTCTCATTCTTACTACAGTAGTTTCACTGGAAGCTATTTATCTGGCTATTTTTATTCAAATGTCCGTTAATAAAAGCCATGAGAAAATTGAAGATATCCAGGAAGATATAGAAGACATCCAGGAAGATATCGAGGAGATCAGTGAAGATATTGAAGAGATTAGCGAGGATATTGAAGAGATCAATGAAGACATTGAAGACATCCAGGAAGATATTGAAGAGATCAATGAAGATGAAGATGATGAAGATCATAATGAGAGAGCTAAAAATGTGATTCTGAAAAGTAACGTAAGCTCCAACAAAAACGAGATCAAAGCTTTGAAAGACATTATCAGCCAGCTTCAGAATGAAATAGACCTTCTAAAAAAAGACGAATAA